From the genome of Paracoccus seriniphilus, one region includes:
- a CDS encoding SPOR domain-containing protein has protein sequence MMRVLLGTFAILAMALAAGAAPVPLPPDDFDAAQYVDGAGCVFRREEGRWEPVTDRNDQPICGFPPTFADREDDRTAARKDPEDLLAGQLAADARQGEFLADPRARETRAEPLSETVSSPVLTGIDALVRQGGWTLTSQGPLAKRTCDLLGYEAASADDLGLGQDVTLGLCRGMSLDLPATAYVDTPAREVERSDEDSNVRVRAAPSGSTREYPAKPQEPDTSARSAQASAGRGDDEIEMIPPTARYVQIGAYADEQKAQAVMRRVADLGYSLAQKRLQQDKSEIRLVFVGPFANRRALIAALNHLRSTGYPQAFAR, from the coding sequence ATGATGCGGGTTTTGCTTGGAACATTCGCGATACTGGCAATGGCGCTGGCGGCAGGTGCTGCCCCGGTGCCATTGCCACCCGATGATTTCGACGCAGCGCAATATGTTGACGGCGCAGGATGTGTTTTCCGCCGTGAAGAAGGGCGCTGGGAACCTGTGACCGACAGGAACGATCAGCCGATCTGCGGATTTCCCCCGACATTTGCGGATAGGGAGGATGATCGGACCGCCGCAAGAAAGGATCCGGAAGATCTGCTGGCCGGACAGCTTGCCGCCGACGCGCGTCAGGGTGAATTTCTGGCAGATCCCCGTGCCAGGGAAACACGGGCTGAACCTTTGTCTGAGACCGTTTCTTCACCTGTCTTGACCGGCATCGATGCTCTGGTGCGGCAAGGAGGATGGACGCTCACGTCGCAAGGGCCGCTGGCAAAGAGAACATGTGACCTGTTGGGATATGAGGCAGCCAGTGCAGATGACCTTGGCCTTGGTCAGGACGTCACACTGGGGCTGTGTCGAGGGATGAGCCTCGATTTGCCAGCCACCGCTTATGTCGATACGCCCGCCCGAGAGGTCGAGCGTTCGGACGAAGATTCCAATGTACGCGTTCGGGCAGCGCCCTCCGGATCGACCCGGGAATATCCGGCAAAACCACAAGAGCCAGACACGTCAGCTAGAAGCGCGCAAGCATCGGCAGGGAGGGGAGATGACGAAATAGAGATGATTCCGCCGACGGCGCGATATGTGCAGATCGGGGCCTATGCGGATGAACAGAAGGCACAGGCGGTCATGCGCCGCGTTGCAGACCTGGGCTACAGTCTGGCGCAAAAGCGGTTGCAGCAGGACAAATCCGAGATCCGTCTGGTCTTTGTCGGCCCATTCGCCAATCGGCGCGCGTTGATCGCGGCACTCAATCACCTGCGGTCCACAGGATATCCTCAGGCATTTGCCCGATAG
- the upp gene encoding uracil phosphoribosyltransferase: MTGQHLTVITHPLVQHKLTIMRQHDVSTAGFRRLLREISLLLAYEVTRELELTTTTIQTPICEMQAPTLAGKKLALISILRAGNGLLDGILELIPSARVGFVGLYRDPETLKPVEYYCKVPTLDERMTIVVDPMLATGNSSVAAIDMLKERGAKNLRFLCLLAAPEGVARMQEAHPDVPIYTAALDEKLDDHGYIVPGLGDAGDRMFGTK; encoded by the coding sequence GTGACCGGGCAACATCTGACCGTCATCACCCACCCGCTGGTTCAGCACAAGCTGACGATCATGCGCCAGCATGATGTCTCGACCGCGGGTTTCCGTCGTTTGCTGCGTGAAATCAGCCTGTTGCTGGCCTATGAGGTGACGCGTGAACTGGAACTGACCACCACGACCATCCAGACGCCGATCTGCGAAATGCAGGCTCCGACACTGGCGGGCAAGAAGCTGGCGCTGATTTCGATTCTGCGTGCGGGCAACGGGCTGCTCGATGGCATCCTGGAACTGATTCCATCGGCACGGGTCGGATTCGTCGGGTTGTATCGTGACCCGGAAACGCTGAAGCCGGTCGAATATTATTGCAAGGTTCCCACCCTGGACGAGCGCATGACCATCGTGGTGGACCCGATGCTGGCCACCGGGAATTCGTCGGTCGCGGCAATCGACATGCTCAAGGAACGTGGTGCGAAGAACCTGCGCTTCCTGTGCCTGTTGGCCGCCCCCGAAGGCGTGGCGCGCATGCAGGAGGCCCATCCCGATGTTCCGATCTATACCGCGGCGCTTGACGAGAAACTGGACGACCATGGCTATATCGTCCCGGGTCTTGGCGACGCGGGTGACCGGATGTTCGGCACCAAATAG